One Carassius gibelio isolate Cgi1373 ecotype wild population from Czech Republic chromosome B18, carGib1.2-hapl.c, whole genome shotgun sequence DNA segment encodes these proteins:
- the mtss1la gene encoding MTSS I-BAR domain containing 2a isoform X2 — protein MMESVEKECGALGGLFQAIVNDMKYSYPVWEDFVAKATKLHSQLRTTVLAVASFLDAFQKVADMATNTRGATRDIGSALTRMCMRHRSIEAKLRHFTNALMEKMIAPLQDKIEEWKKTAALLDKDHAKEYKRSRQEIKKKSSDTIKLQKKARKGRGGLQPQLNSAMQDVSDMYLLMEETEKQAVRRALLEERGRYCTFISFLQPIVIGEIGMLGEATHLQAIIDDLTVLTTDPHKLPEASEQVILDLKGSDYNWSYQTPPSSPSSVGSRKSSLCSLVHLPPGGAHRLSSVSSHDSGFVSQDANVHSKPPSPMPSDITSQKSSSSASSEASETCQSVSECGSPIIFGSSFATFRPAHCFNDSIRPHSYMLPASPSYNQSPGSQSPSPISKTPYWKDWSKAGHYEQTAVTGQHRTEAAEPSSGVGGNGIIHPEDPYRLARMNSKDITAKHGKPMSSAASELAMVLTRGLSIEQQQKSSCDSLQYSSGYSTQNTTPSCSEDTIPSQGSEYDCYSMNGDADNDAQTDFDKSCTVPRNSNLAQNYRRMIQTKRPASTAGLHGALAAQGAPTTNGKGRGSAVITSGTATIRRTPSSKTNVRRTPSSGGPIPIRPPIVPVKTPTVPDSPGFPSPPPEHNGSEENLYNDESLEILNYKASPKRMSLPTWGAGGGSVYAQQTGAAGFTSEEEQMLAANRHSLVEKIGELVANAHALGEGQFPFPEDPQASQGHLQKQGHEQDGGDMLKTIRRGVRLRKATCNDRSAPRILR, from the exons GTGCCACCAGGGATATCGGTTCCGCTTTGACCCGAATGTGCATGCGACACCGCAGCATCGAGGCCAAACTACGCCATTTCACCAA TGCTCTAATGGAAAAAATGATTGCCCCACTCCAAGACAAGATAGAAGAGTGGAAGAAAACAGCTGCCCTGCTTGATAAAGACCATGCCAAAG AGTACAAGCGCTCTAGGCAGGAGATCAAGAAGAAATCATCCGACACAATAAAGCTGCAGAAGAAAGCCAGAAAAG GTCGAGGAGGACTGCAGCCACAGCTGAACAGTGCCATGCAGGATGTGAGTGACATGTACCTTCTGATGGAGGAGACTGAGAAGCAGGCTGTGCGCCGAGCCCTCCTGGAGGAAAGGGGGCGCTACTGCACCTTCATCAGCTTCCTGCAGCCTATAGTG ATCGGTGAAATTGGCATGCTGGGAGAGGCCACTCACCTCCAGGCCATTATTGATGACCTCACTGTGTTGACAACTGACCCACATAAACTCCCAGAGGCCAGTGAACAG GTCATTTTGGATCTTAAGGGGTCTGACTATAACTGGTCCTACCAGACTCcaccttcttctcccagtagtgTTGGATCTAGGAAGAGCAGTCTTTGCAG TTTGGTGCATCTGCCCCCAGGTGGCGCTCATCGCCTGAGCAGCGTCTCCTCTCATGATTCTGGATTTGTCTCTCAGGATGCCAATGTACACTCCAAACCTCCCTCCCCCATGCCCTCTGACATCACTAGCCAG AAGTCATCCAGTTCTGCGTCCTCAGAGGCTTCAGAAACCTGTCAGTCTGTCAGTGAGTGCGGCTCTCCCATAATA TTCGGCTCATCCTTTGCTACCTTTCGCCCTGCTCACTGTTTTAATGACTCCATCAGGCCTCACTCTTACATGCTTCCTGCGTCCCCTTCCTATAACCAATCCCCAGGATCACAGTCCCCTTCACCCATATCAAAGACTCCTTACTGGaag GACTGGTCAAAGGCAGGTCACTATGAGCAGACGGCTGTAACCGGGCAGCACAGGACTGAGGCTGCAGAGCCCTCTAGTGGAGTGGGAGGAAATGGGATAATTCACCCCGAGGATCCTTATAGGCTAGCAAGAATGAATTCTAAAGACATCACTGCAAAG CATGGTAAGCCGATGTCATCCGCTGCTAGTGAGCTGGCTATGGTTCTGACTCGTGGGCTTAGTATAGAACAGCAGCAGAAGAGCAGCTGTGACTCTCTGCAGTACTCCAGTGGATACAGCACACAGAACACGACCCCATCATGTTCAGAGGACACTATCCCTTCACAGg GATCTGAATACGATTGTTATTCCATGAATGGCGACGCTGATAACGACGCACAGACAGACTTCGACAAGTCCTGTACCGTCCCTCGCAATAGCAATCTGGCACAGAATTACCGCCGTATGATCCAGACCAAGCGGCCCGCCAGCACCGCGGGGCTGCATGGAGCACTGGCTGCCCAGGGAGCCCCAACAACCAATGGCAAAGGACGAGGAAGTGCTGTCATAACTTCAGGAACAGCCACCATTCGTAGAACCCCTTCATCTAAAACAAACGTGAGACGCACTCCATCCAGTGGGGGTCCGATCCCTATAAGACCACCTATCGTCCCTGTAAAGACTCCCACCGTCCCAGACTCACCTGGATTCCCCAGCCCTCCTCCTGAACACAATGGAAGTGAGGAAAACTTGTACAATGACGAATCGTTAGAAATTCTGAACTACAAAGCTTCTCCCAAGCGAATGAGTCTGCCAACGTGGGGAGCTGGTGGTGGAAGTGTCTACGCTCAGCAGACTGGAGCTGCGGGATTCACTTCAGAAGAAGAGCAGATGCTTGCTGCCAATCGCCATAGTCTTGTGGAGAAGATTGGAGAGCTGGTCGCTAATGCTCATGCTCTCGGTGAAGGCCAGTTCCCATTTCCTGAGGACCCTCAGGCCAGCCAGGGGCACCTGCAAAAGCAAGGGCATGAGCAGGACGGAGGAGACATGTTGAAGACCATCCGTAGAGGAGTGCGTCTTAGAAAAGCGACCTGCAATGACAGATCAGCACCAAGGATTTTGCGATAA
- the mtss1la gene encoding MTSS I-BAR domain containing 2a isoform X1, with protein sequence MMESVEKECGALGGLFQAIVNDMKYSYPVWEDFVAKATKLHSQLRTTVLAVASFLDAFQKVADMATNTRGATRDIGSALTRMCMRHRSIEAKLRHFTNALMEKMIAPLQDKIEEWKKTAALLDKDHAKEYKRSRQEIKKKSSDTIKLQKKARKGRGGLQPQLNSAMQDVSDMYLLMEETEKQAVRRALLEERGRYCTFISFLQPIVIGEIGMLGEATHLQAIIDDLTVLTTDPHKLPEASEQVILDLKGSDYNWSYQTPPSSPSSVGSRKSSLCSLVHLPPGGAHRLSSVSSHDSGFVSQDANVHSKPPSPMPSDITSQKSSSSASSEASETCQSVSECGSPIIFGSSFATFRPAHCFNDSIRPHSYMLPASPSYNQSPGSQSPSPISKTPYWKQDWSKAGHYEQTAVTGQHRTEAAEPSSGVGGNGIIHPEDPYRLARMNSKDITAKHGKPMSSAASELAMVLTRGLSIEQQQKSSCDSLQYSSGYSTQNTTPSCSEDTIPSQGSEYDCYSMNGDADNDAQTDFDKSCTVPRNSNLAQNYRRMIQTKRPASTAGLHGALAAQGAPTTNGKGRGSAVITSGTATIRRTPSSKTNVRRTPSSGGPIPIRPPIVPVKTPTVPDSPGFPSPPPEHNGSEENLYNDESLEILNYKASPKRMSLPTWGAGGGSVYAQQTGAAGFTSEEEQMLAANRHSLVEKIGELVANAHALGEGQFPFPEDPQASQGHLQKQGHEQDGGDMLKTIRRGVRLRKATCNDRSAPRILR encoded by the exons GTGCCACCAGGGATATCGGTTCCGCTTTGACCCGAATGTGCATGCGACACCGCAGCATCGAGGCCAAACTACGCCATTTCACCAA TGCTCTAATGGAAAAAATGATTGCCCCACTCCAAGACAAGATAGAAGAGTGGAAGAAAACAGCTGCCCTGCTTGATAAAGACCATGCCAAAG AGTACAAGCGCTCTAGGCAGGAGATCAAGAAGAAATCATCCGACACAATAAAGCTGCAGAAGAAAGCCAGAAAAG GTCGAGGAGGACTGCAGCCACAGCTGAACAGTGCCATGCAGGATGTGAGTGACATGTACCTTCTGATGGAGGAGACTGAGAAGCAGGCTGTGCGCCGAGCCCTCCTGGAGGAAAGGGGGCGCTACTGCACCTTCATCAGCTTCCTGCAGCCTATAGTG ATCGGTGAAATTGGCATGCTGGGAGAGGCCACTCACCTCCAGGCCATTATTGATGACCTCACTGTGTTGACAACTGACCCACATAAACTCCCAGAGGCCAGTGAACAG GTCATTTTGGATCTTAAGGGGTCTGACTATAACTGGTCCTACCAGACTCcaccttcttctcccagtagtgTTGGATCTAGGAAGAGCAGTCTTTGCAG TTTGGTGCATCTGCCCCCAGGTGGCGCTCATCGCCTGAGCAGCGTCTCCTCTCATGATTCTGGATTTGTCTCTCAGGATGCCAATGTACACTCCAAACCTCCCTCCCCCATGCCCTCTGACATCACTAGCCAG AAGTCATCCAGTTCTGCGTCCTCAGAGGCTTCAGAAACCTGTCAGTCTGTCAGTGAGTGCGGCTCTCCCATAATA TTCGGCTCATCCTTTGCTACCTTTCGCCCTGCTCACTGTTTTAATGACTCCATCAGGCCTCACTCTTACATGCTTCCTGCGTCCCCTTCCTATAACCAATCCCCAGGATCACAGTCCCCTTCACCCATATCAAAGACTCCTTACTGGaag CAGGACTGGTCAAAGGCAGGTCACTATGAGCAGACGGCTGTAACCGGGCAGCACAGGACTGAGGCTGCAGAGCCCTCTAGTGGAGTGGGAGGAAATGGGATAATTCACCCCGAGGATCCTTATAGGCTAGCAAGAATGAATTCTAAAGACATCACTGCAAAG CATGGTAAGCCGATGTCATCCGCTGCTAGTGAGCTGGCTATGGTTCTGACTCGTGGGCTTAGTATAGAACAGCAGCAGAAGAGCAGCTGTGACTCTCTGCAGTACTCCAGTGGATACAGCACACAGAACACGACCCCATCATGTTCAGAGGACACTATCCCTTCACAGg GATCTGAATACGATTGTTATTCCATGAATGGCGACGCTGATAACGACGCACAGACAGACTTCGACAAGTCCTGTACCGTCCCTCGCAATAGCAATCTGGCACAGAATTACCGCCGTATGATCCAGACCAAGCGGCCCGCCAGCACCGCGGGGCTGCATGGAGCACTGGCTGCCCAGGGAGCCCCAACAACCAATGGCAAAGGACGAGGAAGTGCTGTCATAACTTCAGGAACAGCCACCATTCGTAGAACCCCTTCATCTAAAACAAACGTGAGACGCACTCCATCCAGTGGGGGTCCGATCCCTATAAGACCACCTATCGTCCCTGTAAAGACTCCCACCGTCCCAGACTCACCTGGATTCCCCAGCCCTCCTCCTGAACACAATGGAAGTGAGGAAAACTTGTACAATGACGAATCGTTAGAAATTCTGAACTACAAAGCTTCTCCCAAGCGAATGAGTCTGCCAACGTGGGGAGCTGGTGGTGGAAGTGTCTACGCTCAGCAGACTGGAGCTGCGGGATTCACTTCAGAAGAAGAGCAGATGCTTGCTGCCAATCGCCATAGTCTTGTGGAGAAGATTGGAGAGCTGGTCGCTAATGCTCATGCTCTCGGTGAAGGCCAGTTCCCATTTCCTGAGGACCCTCAGGCCAGCCAGGGGCACCTGCAAAAGCAAGGGCATGAGCAGGACGGAGGAGACATGTTGAAGACCATCCGTAGAGGAGTGCGTCTTAGAAAAGCGACCTGCAATGACAGATCAGCACCAAGGATTTTGCGATAA
- the mtss1la gene encoding MTSS I-BAR domain containing 2a isoform X4: MELSADPSREGKRMLAGATRDIGSALTRMCMRHRSIEAKLRHFTNALMEKMIAPLQDKIEEWKKTAALLDKDHAKEYKRSRQEIKKKSSDTIKLQKKARKGRGGLQPQLNSAMQDVSDMYLLMEETEKQAVRRALLEERGRYCTFISFLQPIVIGEIGMLGEATHLQAIIDDLTVLTTDPHKLPEASEQVILDLKGSDYNWSYQTPPSSPSSVGSRKSSLCSLVHLPPGGAHRLSSVSSHDSGFVSQDANVHSKPPSPMPSDITSQKSSSSASSEASETCQSVSECGSPIIFGSSFATFRPAHCFNDSIRPHSYMLPASPSYNQSPGSQSPSPISKTPYWKQDWSKAGHYEQTAVTGQHRTEAAEPSSGVGGNGIIHPEDPYRLARMNSKDITAKHGKPMSSAASELAMVLTRGLSIEQQQKSSCDSLQYSSGYSTQNTTPSCSEDTIPSQGSEYDCYSMNGDADNDAQTDFDKSCTVPRNSNLAQNYRRMIQTKRPASTAGLHGALAAQGAPTTNGKGRGSAVITSGTATIRRTPSSKTNVRRTPSSGGPIPIRPPIVPVKTPTVPDSPGFPSPPPEHNGSEENLYNDESLEILNYKASPKRMSLPTWGAGGGSVYAQQTGAAGFTSEEEQMLAANRHSLVEKIGELVANAHALGEGQFPFPEDPQASQGHLQKQGHEQDGGDMLKTIRRGVRLRKATCNDRSAPRILR, encoded by the exons ATGGAGCTGTCAGCTGATCCCTCAAGGGAAGGAAAGAGGATGCTGGCAG GTGCCACCAGGGATATCGGTTCCGCTTTGACCCGAATGTGCATGCGACACCGCAGCATCGAGGCCAAACTACGCCATTTCACCAA TGCTCTAATGGAAAAAATGATTGCCCCACTCCAAGACAAGATAGAAGAGTGGAAGAAAACAGCTGCCCTGCTTGATAAAGACCATGCCAAAG AGTACAAGCGCTCTAGGCAGGAGATCAAGAAGAAATCATCCGACACAATAAAGCTGCAGAAGAAAGCCAGAAAAG GTCGAGGAGGACTGCAGCCACAGCTGAACAGTGCCATGCAGGATGTGAGTGACATGTACCTTCTGATGGAGGAGACTGAGAAGCAGGCTGTGCGCCGAGCCCTCCTGGAGGAAAGGGGGCGCTACTGCACCTTCATCAGCTTCCTGCAGCCTATAGTG ATCGGTGAAATTGGCATGCTGGGAGAGGCCACTCACCTCCAGGCCATTATTGATGACCTCACTGTGTTGACAACTGACCCACATAAACTCCCAGAGGCCAGTGAACAG GTCATTTTGGATCTTAAGGGGTCTGACTATAACTGGTCCTACCAGACTCcaccttcttctcccagtagtgTTGGATCTAGGAAGAGCAGTCTTTGCAG TTTGGTGCATCTGCCCCCAGGTGGCGCTCATCGCCTGAGCAGCGTCTCCTCTCATGATTCTGGATTTGTCTCTCAGGATGCCAATGTACACTCCAAACCTCCCTCCCCCATGCCCTCTGACATCACTAGCCAG AAGTCATCCAGTTCTGCGTCCTCAGAGGCTTCAGAAACCTGTCAGTCTGTCAGTGAGTGCGGCTCTCCCATAATA TTCGGCTCATCCTTTGCTACCTTTCGCCCTGCTCACTGTTTTAATGACTCCATCAGGCCTCACTCTTACATGCTTCCTGCGTCCCCTTCCTATAACCAATCCCCAGGATCACAGTCCCCTTCACCCATATCAAAGACTCCTTACTGGaag CAGGACTGGTCAAAGGCAGGTCACTATGAGCAGACGGCTGTAACCGGGCAGCACAGGACTGAGGCTGCAGAGCCCTCTAGTGGAGTGGGAGGAAATGGGATAATTCACCCCGAGGATCCTTATAGGCTAGCAAGAATGAATTCTAAAGACATCACTGCAAAG CATGGTAAGCCGATGTCATCCGCTGCTAGTGAGCTGGCTATGGTTCTGACTCGTGGGCTTAGTATAGAACAGCAGCAGAAGAGCAGCTGTGACTCTCTGCAGTACTCCAGTGGATACAGCACACAGAACACGACCCCATCATGTTCAGAGGACACTATCCCTTCACAGg GATCTGAATACGATTGTTATTCCATGAATGGCGACGCTGATAACGACGCACAGACAGACTTCGACAAGTCCTGTACCGTCCCTCGCAATAGCAATCTGGCACAGAATTACCGCCGTATGATCCAGACCAAGCGGCCCGCCAGCACCGCGGGGCTGCATGGAGCACTGGCTGCCCAGGGAGCCCCAACAACCAATGGCAAAGGACGAGGAAGTGCTGTCATAACTTCAGGAACAGCCACCATTCGTAGAACCCCTTCATCTAAAACAAACGTGAGACGCACTCCATCCAGTGGGGGTCCGATCCCTATAAGACCACCTATCGTCCCTGTAAAGACTCCCACCGTCCCAGACTCACCTGGATTCCCCAGCCCTCCTCCTGAACACAATGGAAGTGAGGAAAACTTGTACAATGACGAATCGTTAGAAATTCTGAACTACAAAGCTTCTCCCAAGCGAATGAGTCTGCCAACGTGGGGAGCTGGTGGTGGAAGTGTCTACGCTCAGCAGACTGGAGCTGCGGGATTCACTTCAGAAGAAGAGCAGATGCTTGCTGCCAATCGCCATAGTCTTGTGGAGAAGATTGGAGAGCTGGTCGCTAATGCTCATGCTCTCGGTGAAGGCCAGTTCCCATTTCCTGAGGACCCTCAGGCCAGCCAGGGGCACCTGCAAAAGCAAGGGCATGAGCAGGACGGAGGAGACATGTTGAAGACCATCCGTAGAGGAGTGCGTCTTAGAAAAGCGACCTGCAATGACAGATCAGCACCAAGGATTTTGCGATAA
- the mtss1la gene encoding MTSS I-BAR domain containing 2a isoform X3: MMESVEKECGALGGLFQAIVNDMKYSYPVWEDFVAKATKLHSQLRTTVLAVASFLDAFQKVADMATNTRGATRDIGSALTRMCMRHRSIEAKLRHFTNALMEKMIAPLQDKIEEWKKTAALLDKDHAKEYKRSRQEIKKKSSDTIKLQKKARKGRGGLQPQLNSAMQDVSDMYLLMEETEKQAVRRALLEERGRYCTFISFLQPIVIGEIGMLGEATHLQAIIDDLTVLTTDPHKLPEASEQVILDLKGSDYNWSYQTPPSSPSSVGSRKSSLCSLVHLPPGGAHRLSSVSSHDSGFVSQDANVHSKPPSPMPSDITSQKSSSSASSEASETCQSVSECGSPIIQDWSKAGHYEQTAVTGQHRTEAAEPSSGVGGNGIIHPEDPYRLARMNSKDITAKHGKPMSSAASELAMVLTRGLSIEQQQKSSCDSLQYSSGYSTQNTTPSCSEDTIPSQGSEYDCYSMNGDADNDAQTDFDKSCTVPRNSNLAQNYRRMIQTKRPASTAGLHGALAAQGAPTTNGKGRGSAVITSGTATIRRTPSSKTNVRRTPSSGGPIPIRPPIVPVKTPTVPDSPGFPSPPPEHNGSEENLYNDESLEILNYKASPKRMSLPTWGAGGGSVYAQQTGAAGFTSEEEQMLAANRHSLVEKIGELVANAHALGEGQFPFPEDPQASQGHLQKQGHEQDGGDMLKTIRRGVRLRKATCNDRSAPRILR; encoded by the exons GTGCCACCAGGGATATCGGTTCCGCTTTGACCCGAATGTGCATGCGACACCGCAGCATCGAGGCCAAACTACGCCATTTCACCAA TGCTCTAATGGAAAAAATGATTGCCCCACTCCAAGACAAGATAGAAGAGTGGAAGAAAACAGCTGCCCTGCTTGATAAAGACCATGCCAAAG AGTACAAGCGCTCTAGGCAGGAGATCAAGAAGAAATCATCCGACACAATAAAGCTGCAGAAGAAAGCCAGAAAAG GTCGAGGAGGACTGCAGCCACAGCTGAACAGTGCCATGCAGGATGTGAGTGACATGTACCTTCTGATGGAGGAGACTGAGAAGCAGGCTGTGCGCCGAGCCCTCCTGGAGGAAAGGGGGCGCTACTGCACCTTCATCAGCTTCCTGCAGCCTATAGTG ATCGGTGAAATTGGCATGCTGGGAGAGGCCACTCACCTCCAGGCCATTATTGATGACCTCACTGTGTTGACAACTGACCCACATAAACTCCCAGAGGCCAGTGAACAG GTCATTTTGGATCTTAAGGGGTCTGACTATAACTGGTCCTACCAGACTCcaccttcttctcccagtagtgTTGGATCTAGGAAGAGCAGTCTTTGCAG TTTGGTGCATCTGCCCCCAGGTGGCGCTCATCGCCTGAGCAGCGTCTCCTCTCATGATTCTGGATTTGTCTCTCAGGATGCCAATGTACACTCCAAACCTCCCTCCCCCATGCCCTCTGACATCACTAGCCAG AAGTCATCCAGTTCTGCGTCCTCAGAGGCTTCAGAAACCTGTCAGTCTGTCAGTGAGTGCGGCTCTCCCATAATA CAGGACTGGTCAAAGGCAGGTCACTATGAGCAGACGGCTGTAACCGGGCAGCACAGGACTGAGGCTGCAGAGCCCTCTAGTGGAGTGGGAGGAAATGGGATAATTCACCCCGAGGATCCTTATAGGCTAGCAAGAATGAATTCTAAAGACATCACTGCAAAG CATGGTAAGCCGATGTCATCCGCTGCTAGTGAGCTGGCTATGGTTCTGACTCGTGGGCTTAGTATAGAACAGCAGCAGAAGAGCAGCTGTGACTCTCTGCAGTACTCCAGTGGATACAGCACACAGAACACGACCCCATCATGTTCAGAGGACACTATCCCTTCACAGg GATCTGAATACGATTGTTATTCCATGAATGGCGACGCTGATAACGACGCACAGACAGACTTCGACAAGTCCTGTACCGTCCCTCGCAATAGCAATCTGGCACAGAATTACCGCCGTATGATCCAGACCAAGCGGCCCGCCAGCACCGCGGGGCTGCATGGAGCACTGGCTGCCCAGGGAGCCCCAACAACCAATGGCAAAGGACGAGGAAGTGCTGTCATAACTTCAGGAACAGCCACCATTCGTAGAACCCCTTCATCTAAAACAAACGTGAGACGCACTCCATCCAGTGGGGGTCCGATCCCTATAAGACCACCTATCGTCCCTGTAAAGACTCCCACCGTCCCAGACTCACCTGGATTCCCCAGCCCTCCTCCTGAACACAATGGAAGTGAGGAAAACTTGTACAATGACGAATCGTTAGAAATTCTGAACTACAAAGCTTCTCCCAAGCGAATGAGTCTGCCAACGTGGGGAGCTGGTGGTGGAAGTGTCTACGCTCAGCAGACTGGAGCTGCGGGATTCACTTCAGAAGAAGAGCAGATGCTTGCTGCCAATCGCCATAGTCTTGTGGAGAAGATTGGAGAGCTGGTCGCTAATGCTCATGCTCTCGGTGAAGGCCAGTTCCCATTTCCTGAGGACCCTCAGGCCAGCCAGGGGCACCTGCAAAAGCAAGGGCATGAGCAGGACGGAGGAGACATGTTGAAGACCATCCGTAGAGGAGTGCGTCTTAGAAAAGCGACCTGCAATGACAGATCAGCACCAAGGATTTTGCGATAA